A genomic region of Rhodospirillaceae bacterium contains the following coding sequences:
- a CDS encoding formylglycine-generating enzyme family protein, protein MPSVLRIFFLPACSTAFLVLLAISGLNHTAAAQQEQPAVIQDCDTCPVMVVVPAGSFVMGSTAEERTREKVPAPPKVPFDFAKFEQPRREVVFEKPFAIGKYEVSRGEYARFVAETDFPTGPKCWAWDSTSDNYDEMAGWVVQEGKSWRDPGFPQTDDHPVVCVDFAEVNAFAAWMSERTGQTYRLPTEAEWEYAARAGTSTTRPWGNNIDDSCQYTNVADASLAAVHSRPANYDDFTPFNCNDGYIYTAPVNAFAPNAFGLHGVLGNAGEWIDDCFHENYDGAPTDGSAWRDNACELGVVVRGGSWFSFPWTVRSAHRVRGQNLDTRYGATGFRLVRELND, encoded by the coding sequence ATGCCGTCGGTCCTTCGCATTTTTTTCCTTCCCGCATGCAGCACAGCCTTTCTGGTGCTTTTGGCCATCTCGGGTTTGAACCACACCGCAGCGGCACAACAAGAGCAGCCAGCCGTGATCCAAGATTGTGACACCTGCCCCGTGATGGTGGTGGTGCCCGCCGGGTCTTTTGTGATGGGCTCGACCGCGGAAGAACGCACGCGCGAGAAAGTGCCCGCGCCACCGAAGGTGCCGTTCGACTTTGCCAAGTTCGAGCAGCCGCGCCGCGAAGTGGTGTTTGAAAAACCCTTTGCCATCGGCAAGTACGAAGTCAGCCGCGGCGAATACGCCCGTTTTGTCGCGGAGACAGATTTTCCCACCGGCCCCAAATGCTGGGCCTGGGATTCCACCAGCGATAATTACGACGAAATGGCGGGCTGGGTTGTGCAAGAGGGTAAATCTTGGCGCGACCCCGGGTTTCCGCAAACCGATGATCATCCGGTGGTGTGTGTCGACTTCGCCGAAGTGAATGCGTTTGCGGCCTGGATGTCGGAACGCACCGGCCAAACCTATCGGCTGCCGACCGAGGCCGAATGGGAATATGCCGCCCGCGCCGGCACCTCAACCACCCGGCCCTGGGGCAACAATATTGATGACAGCTGCCAGTATACCAATGTGGCCGACGCAAGCCTGGCAGCGGTGCATTCCCGCCCCGCCAATTACGATGACTTCACCCCGTTTAACTGCAACGATGGTTACATCTACACCGCGCCCGTGAATGCCTTTGCCCCCAACGCGTTTGGTCTCCATGGGGTGCTGGGCAATGCGGGCGAGTGGATCGACGATTGTTTCCACGAAAACTATGACGGCGCGCCGACCGATGGGTCCGCCTGGCGCGACAACGCGTGCGAACTGGGTGTGGTGGTGCGCGGCGGCAGTTGGTTCAGCTTTCCCTGGACAGTGCGCTCGGCCCACCGTGTGCGCGGCCAAAACTTAGACACGCGCTACGGCGCGACGGGCTTTCGGCTGGTGCGTGAACTCAACGACTGA
- a CDS encoding SDR family NAD(P)-dependent oxidoreductase — protein MKLKNKICLVVGASSGMGRRTAMEAGQQGAHVILAARRSEDCDAAAHAICAAGGAAEGLQLDGTDRASVAAAFKIIDDKHGRLDCAFNNLGSAFGDSPLHQTPVERWDDTIAVNLTSVFNLMQAEVPLMQKSGGGSIVNNSSTGGIRGVKNMADYAAAKWGLVGLTKSAALEYGDDNIRVNVIAPGIITTEKAEKIQASMPELFDTLRNQIPGKRFGEMQDIANVVTWLMSDDARYVSGAVLPVDAGKTAG, from the coding sequence ATGAAACTTAAAAACAAAATCTGTCTTGTTGTCGGCGCCAGTTCCGGCATGGGGCGTCGCACCGCCATGGAGGCGGGTCAGCAGGGCGCGCATGTTATTCTCGCCGCCCGCCGCAGCGAAGATTGCGACGCCGCTGCGCACGCCATTTGCGCTGCTGGGGGCGCGGCGGAAGGGCTGCAGCTGGATGGCACAGATCGCGCCTCTGTCGCCGCAGCGTTTAAAATCATCGACGATAAACACGGGCGCTTAGACTGCGCCTTTAACAATTTGGGCAGTGCCTTTGGCGACTCTCCCCTGCACCAAACCCCGGTCGAGCGGTGGGACGATACCATCGCCGTCAACCTGACCTCGGTGTTTAATCTCATGCAGGCCGAAGTGCCGCTGATGCAAAAAAGCGGTGGCGGGTCCATCGTCAACAACAGCTCCACCGGCGGTATTCGTGGCGTCAAAAACATGGCCGATTACGCCGCTGCCAAATGGGGGCTGGTGGGCCTGACCAAATCCGCGGCGCTGGAGTACGGCGACGACAACATCCGCGTGAATGTGATTGCGCCGGGCATCATCACCACCGAAAAGGCCGAGAAAATTCAGGCCAGTATGCCCGAGCTGTTTGACACCCTGCGCAACCAAATTCCCGGCAAGCGCTTTGGCGAGATGCAAGACATCGCCAATGTGGTGACCTGGCTGATGAGCGATGACGCCCGCTATGTTAGCGGTGCGGTCCTGCCGGTTGATGCAGGGAAGACTGCGGGTTGA